The genomic window CTCCTTCCGTgactccacacctccctccttttctgcctccatccctccccagctcccttctttcctccctcccttcctctgtccctccctccttggTCCCTCTTCCCGTAcctccctacctccttccctttctgcctccatccctccctccgttCTTCCCTTCCTATGTCCTTCCATCCCTCATTAGTCCCTCCCTAACTAAACAAAAGAAGGCAGGGTCCCATGCAGGTTCTATGAAGGTTATGTTACgtattaccccctccccctatgtCTTTCCTCTGGGCCTTCTTTCGCAGTATAGGTGCCAGTTCTTctgacacacacatttgtattcattcgtgtgtgtgtgtgtgtgtgtgtgtgtgtgtgtgtgtgtgtgtgtgtgtgtgtgtgtgtgtgtgtgtgtgtgtgtgttcttttctttcttttataggcttttcatatgtttgtgtgtgcgtgcgtgtgtgtgtgtgtgtgtgtgtgtgtgtgtgtgtgtgtgtgcgtgcgtgcgtgcgtgtgtgtgtacgtgcgtgcatgtgcgtgcgtgcgtgtgtgtgtgtgtgtgcgcgcgcgcgtgtgtgtgtaattttgagTGTGCGCCCGCGCCAGCGTGTGATTagagcatgtgcctgtgtgtgtacctctgtgtccggtttttttgtttatatatatatatatatatatatatatatatatatatatatacatatatatgtatatatatatatatatatatatatatatatatatatatatatatatatatatatatatatatactttcatcAAAAACAGACTACAAGCGAGTCGATACTAAGCCATGGTAacccctgtaagcccacgatttctcgcaatcccacgatgaTTGAAAttgtggggttgcgagaaatcgtggggttgcgagaaatcgtgggcttacactcccccccccccctcactcccccaaatAAAATAAACCTAGCCCTCTGTACCTCTTGCCCCACAGGTTGAAGAAAGGTTCCGATCAGTCTCCGCAGAGGTGGAGAACCGCAGGCGCTACTCGGAACAAATCGCCATGCACAAGCAGCTCCTTGaacaaaacgacgacgacgaccaccaccaccaccaagagcaAGAGGAGCAGCAGGGACAGTCTCAGGAGGACGGCCAGCAGCCCCAGCAGGCATCAGGTCGCAGCAGCCGCGCCCTGTCTTTGGACAGCAGCCTGGCTCTGCCACAGGAGCATCTGCAGGCCAGGAGTCAGGAGTCTCTGGAGTCCAACTGGTGGTCCTCGGAAAGCAACTCCCAGCCGTCGTCTTCAGGTTCGTTCATTGTTGGTGTTTCGGGTGTTATGTTACATGTGTCATTGTTGattatcttgttcttgttcttgctgttcttgtttttgcttttcttgttcttcttcttcttatttgcaGCGCTAAGTATGCTTCGAGTTGAGGACGTTCCTAAATATATGGAGTTTACCGTGGAACATTCTTGACGATaaacaaacttagcactgctaagtTCACTCATGCAACGCACCCCTGGTTCCTCCTCCTCGGTTATGTGCCGAAGTcgtggtctctgcaaatggttttcccgttcTTTTTGCCACGTTGTCATGCCAGGCAAACGACCACATAGGGCCATATCAAGTCTGTAGTCTCAAGCTTAGGGGGCGAaagagataatgatgataaatctccgaacaacaacaaaaactgttgtgtttgtgtatcttttttcttctgtattcgtTGGTACCGCGCACATGTCTAATGAAAGAGTATTAAGAAGTTAGTGACTGACCTGGGGTTGTGTGATTTTTTAAAATGTAAATGAGCAAAAAGGTACGTTTGATGACTTGCAACATTTTCTTAGGGATTTTTAATGTTGGCTGTGACCAGGACTGATTGTTTGCTGTGTGACCAGGACTGATAATTTGCTGTGTCACCAGGCCTGATATTTTGCTGTGTGAGCCGGCCTGATAGTTTGCTGTGTGTACAGGCCAGGACAGGCCGTCAGGGGAGCGCCGCAGCTCTCTGGTGAGGGAAGCGGAGCAGGTGCTGCTGCAGACCATCAGCGAGAAGGTGCACGAGACCCTGTCTGGCTCAGAACCCGAGGAGGACAAGGACACGGACCGCAGTCAGGGGCACAGTGAAAAGGAAGCAGAGACCGCCTCTGAACTGTCCAGCGGAGCGTTCGACGAGGGCTATtccacactcaggaacgaacctTCTCAGAGCAAGAATGTAAGTGAAAGCCTCAAAGACACGGATCAGGCTCAATCCCAATCTGCAGGCCGCGAGGACGCAGAATCAGCAGCAAGATCCAAGAACAAAAAGCCCGCAGAGAAGCCAGTGGAGATCAAAATCAGTCGACCCAAGGACTATTACTTGCAGTGGGAGGAAACGATAGATCGCCTCAGTCACGCGCCTCCAGACGCCCCGGATGTGTCGGACATGTCCCCGCGGTCTCCCCGACAGATCCTGCGGGGCGTGACCCAGTCACGCTCTCCCCGGTCACGGTCAGAGTCGGACGACCAGGAAGTGTACGGCGAACCGGTGTGGAAGCGCAGAGAGTACTTTGAGAGGCCGGGCACCTCCACTTCCGACAGCCGAGGTCTGAACCGTCTGGCCCGGAGCATCAGCGCACCCACCCGGGCCGTGAACTCACGCACGTACCTCAGCCGTAGTTCAGAGAGCAGGCAGAAAGCAAGGAGCGGCGGAATAGCGGAggacaacagaaacagacaacgtGGGCACAGCAGACCGAAAGATTCCACGCTGAACTCACAAGACAACAACCGACAAGAACTGTCCGCCCAGGCTAACAGTTTCAGGAGTGACTTCATGaacaccctggaggagctgcaaaGAAGCGGGAAAGCCAAGAAAGTCATCTTGCCAGAGCTGGGCCAGGACACTCCGGTGGTGATGGTCCCCGCCCAGGGCAAGGACGTGCTGCTGCTGTTTGATGCCTTGAGGCAGGGGGCCGCGGCAGGAGAAACGACTAACGACACCAACGGCAGGAAAAGTCCGGTAAGGACGTCGCCCACCCAGCAGTCTGAGGACACGGAGGTGAAGGATGCTGGGCAGAAGGCGGACAGCAGCAGCACGGGGTCTGCAGGGTCacgggaaggggaggagggcgaggacACGGTCTGCAGTCTCCCCAGACCCACAGCTCACAAGCACCGAGTTCCCAAACCACTTGACATCCGCGTGGCAGACCTCCGCTCCGGCAAGTCCAGAGATGTGAGAAGAACCCAGTCCCTGACGGAAAGAAAATCCCTGTCCCCACTGGCAGCTGCCTCGGCTTCCTCCAGGTTTCAATCTCTGTCACCTCGGAGGGAACAAAGCGTGACTTCCCCTTCTGACAACAGAGAGAGCTCAAACCGATCCCCCTTGGACGCAAATGAAACATCCCAAACACCTGTCAGCTTGCGTTTGGCAGACAGTGTGGAAGATGTCAATAACAGAGGCTCTCTTCAAGGAAGCAACGGCTTCAGGCAGGCAGCCCAGAAAAGCAGTCTATACACGTCTCCATACAGACCAATAGGTCACCATGCCCTAAGCCCGCGACGTCCAGTCTCGCCTAGACACAGTCCGGGAGTGGTCAGGACGGTGGAGCGACCTCCCCCACTGGAGCTGCCCGCAGATCTTGTGTCCCCCAGACCCAGAGCAGGGGGTCTGGGGAGGGTGCCGAGGAAGGAAGCGTGGGAACGTCAGCTGAGGAAGAGAGAATCTCAAGCCTTGGACAACGGCGGGACTGAATCCACGGCACAGACCAGGTTCATACAGGTTCTCAGCAAAGAAATAGAGGAGCTGAAGCAGAAGATCGAGGTCATGGAGGATTCACAGGCAGATTCTAGTTTAGAACGGGGCAGCCTCAAACGAGGCTGGAGGACCGCCACACCGACGTCCACGGGTAAGAACGACACCTTCTTCACGTCCCAGAGCGAGATCcgggagacagacagcaggatggTGCTAGCACGGAAAGACGCCACCTCCCCAGGGTCAGCGGCACACAGGTCCTGGCAGTCTCCCCGCCACTGGGACACATCACGGTACACCTCCAGCCCTCGGCGTTACTCCCCCCGCTTCCGCCCTGTACACACCTCCCTGTCCCCCAACCGTTCCTACACAAATCCctcttccttcaccaccaccctgggCACCTCCCCACACCGACAGTCGCCCTCCCCTCGCAGATGTGGCACCAGTGTCGTGTCCCCCAGGCCCGGCCCCATCGCCCTGGGCTACACCAGCCCCATCCGCAGCGTGACCCAGGAGATCTGGGGCCAGGACCTCGGTGACGGGGACAACCCCCAGGCAGACCACAGGGACAAGTACAGGAAGCTCATCTCGCAGACCTCGCTGTCAGAAAAGGAGGTGATAGAACTGAAGCAGGCCCTGGCCTCGTCCGTGGTGGAGAACGACATTCTTCAGGCCAAGCTCCGGAACGCCCGCTACGAGATACAGGACAAACTGAACAAAACCAATGAGGTGAGCGCGGGGTTGGCGTTACCGTCCTCTTGTTGTATGGGCTTGGGACTGTCGATGTGTTTTATGTTGATTATGCATCAGTGTtattgatgctgatgttgttgtcgttcttgccATTGTCTACTAATTTGCTTGCGCAATATGTGACGATTCACATTTACCTCAATAACGTTTCATATCTCTATCATTTTATCTATTCTGGCAGCAATTGTATATTTCATCGGCTGTTTCTCTACACCCAACAAGATACAGAGTCATAGTTTTGTGTATTAATCAAAACAACATGAATCATAGAAATGGGTCAGATCAGCACTTACATGCTTATTATTCTATTCCTGCGGCAGCAGTAGAGCTCTTCccatgaccaaacaacaacaacaacatcatcatcatcatcagcagcagcaacaacaaaaacagcaacgagATCTGAAACAAAATAGTGCAATGGAGGCCAACGACAAACGCATCCGcgtaggaagcgatagaatctgatgGCAAAGGTTCGAAtaccacactcaccagtattttcaccctctagacttgagtggtggtccgagtgctagtcattcgggttagacggataaaccgaggtgccatgTGTAACATGTAcctatcgcacgtaaaagaacccacggcaccaaaagggttgtcgCCGGCAAATTTCGAAGAAAAATGCTGTCTGACATAGAAAGTGAAACGAAtatatttgacgggcgcaacagccgaatggttaaagcgttggattttcaatctgagggtcccgggttcgaatcacggtgacggcgcctggtgggtaaagggtggagatttttacgatctcccaggtcaacatatgtgcagacctgctagtacctgaaacccttcgtgtgtacacgcaagcagaagaccacatacgcacgttaaagatcctgtaatccatgtcagcgttgggtgggttatggaaacaagaacatacccagcatgcacacccccgaaagcggagtatggctgcctacaaggcgggttaaaaacggccatacacgtaaaagcccactcgcgtatatacgagtgagttgcagccaacgaacgcagaagaagaagaagaagaatatatgtacacgcttaaaaagaagaaaaaacaagagaggcaaggccttcaagactcacttgtgatacactttaaaaaaaatccaagctttttatgtattgagtataatttcaaaatgtaatgtttaagatgaaaaagatcagtttaaagcaaattaagtcccctagcattaattacagagtaatttcccttctttactctctgcaccaaaacgtttgcaaaataaacaaaacttccatgcttagcaaaagaagttcctgtttgaacaaaaaat from Babylonia areolata isolate BAREFJ2019XMU chromosome 1, ASM4173473v1, whole genome shotgun sequence includes these protein-coding regions:
- the LOC143292661 gene encoding uncharacterized protein LOC143292661: MSVLQVYLSWANSLLCEVNRGVDSVADIQEGRVLCELIDILAPEAALLDKVKATGPGRQRAYIHCALDHMKSHGIKIVFSTQDIMDGDIKSLLDVMWLLILNYSIHFIGENSFQRTVGVGKKALLEWCQGELDVTFDPKDTLATNLCAGNWFTKLLQIFAGSHIEEAQDKVSHLQKMLQEIEERYGIRRNIISSNDIVDGTVDEHTLMIYVALLKRRVCSTARSARREMLSVDGKEAALARVEERFRSVSAEVENRRRYSEQIAMHKQLLEQNDDDDHHHHQEQEEQQGQSQEDGQQPQQASGRSSRALSLDSSLALPQEHLQARSQESLESNWWSSESNSQPSSSGQDRPSGERRSSLVREAEQVLLQTISEKVHETLSGSEPEEDKDTDRSQGHSEKEAETASELSSGAFDEGYSTLRNEPSQSKNVSESLKDTDQAQSQSAGREDAESAARSKNKKPAEKPVEIKISRPKDYYLQWEETIDRLSHAPPDAPDVSDMSPRSPRQILRGVTQSRSPRSRSESDDQEVYGEPVWKRREYFERPGTSTSDSRGLNRLARSISAPTRAVNSRTYLSRSSESRQKARSGGIAEDNRNRQRGHSRPKDSTLNSQDNNRQELSAQANSFRSDFMNTLEELQRSGKAKKVILPELGQDTPVVMVPAQGKDVLLLFDALRQGAAAGETTNDTNGRKSPVRTSPTQQSEDTEVKDAGQKADSSSTGSAGSREGEEGEDTVCSLPRPTAHKHRVPKPLDIRVADLRSGKSRDVRRTQSLTERKSLSPLAAASASSRFQSLSPRREQSVTSPSDNRESSNRSPLDANETSQTPVSLRLADSVEDVNNRGSLQGSNGFRQAAQKSSLYTSPYRPIGHHALSPRRPVSPRHSPGVVRTVERPPPLELPADLVSPRPRAGGLGRVPRKEAWERQLRKRESQALDNGGTESTAQTRFIQVLSKEIEELKQKIEVMEDSQADSSLERGSLKRGWRTATPTSTGKNDTFFTSQSEIRETDSRMVLARKDATSPGSAAHRSWQSPRHWDTSRYTSSPRRYSPRFRPVHTSLSPNRSYTNPSSFTTTLGTSPHRQSPSPRRCGTSVVSPRPGPIALGYTSPIRSVTQEIWGQDLGDGDNPQADHRDKYRKLISQTSLSEKEVIELKQALASSVVENDILQAKLRNARYEIQDKLNKTNEVLDDCRRHLARSQAENMELRTALERERDRANKSEAYVQDLRQMAQQARADKQEVEEELQSTLNRLDQSKPGLEALQNHNHKLRGQATFVQSQNSSLKKEVEELRKSQSRSANTIRELRHLLEQARGERDSLQQQQQQQSRLQRTQSESSSKVQVQVRTTPSSSHYQEKGARDEAEKETVPNTVGDGGYSATSSASYSSQKSLSHLSVTRRSRSLTEVSESASASTRSIIHASATPNDVSATTFHPRAASPPRGLSYRYCDVSPVLPSTYREIYPHRKPRQQGPSWDTYSSPERHDSPVTFIDYPDLQHYPTRLDPLGPAPHTHHHHHHHRHPYTTTSSSRDTSPIYKPIPYRPYPSDPYTSSSSSLYPKEDTTTTMTAKENHRGPRSTPLGMSPVRTPPPTVKGSRSASSSPGPSGDRLLARGGQDFSPLLYHHRGGPPRSASCSPGRGEDWGRRGILKKGGSSSREGTPSPRCFGSRSHSPPTRLSPEPIRKKLLTFTPASEKRGVTRGGLSYHQDRPGLGEELRQKHSSMSWLHLQFPPPTTPTDRPAGLQTVGPPHPGLFSRDEHLLLSEEQRQYANTLIRKYTGINP